The DNA segment tcgccttggggtgctccagtgttatttgtaaagaagaaagatggttttaTGAGGCTGTGTATAGACTactgacaactcaacaaggtaataatcaagaacaagtatctgttgccaaggattgatgatctatttgatcaattgagTGGAGCCACCATGTTTTCTAAGATAAACCTGAGATTCGgctactaccagttgcgagttaaagagtcaaaaGTGCCTAATACCGCTTTTAGGACAATTTATGGTCATTTCGAGTTcctggtcatgccttttggtctaacaaatgccccagctgcatttatggacttaatgaattgtGTTTTTTGAGCATACTTAGacaagtttgtcgttgtgtttattgatgatatcctaatttattccaTGGATGAGattgagcatgctgaacatttgagaatggTTTTACAGATCTTACGGGACAcatagttgtatgctaaatttagcaatagtgagttttggcttcgagagatTGGATTCCTCAGTCACATTGTGTCaggtgatggcatccgagttgatccaaataagatataTGCTATTATTAAGTGGAAGCCGCCGAAGAGcataaccgaggttagaagctttttgggcttagctggttactatcgatgctttgtaaaaggattttaAATGATTACAACTCCTTTGACAAGGTTgctgcagaaagatgttaagtttgaatggtcagaaaagtgtcagcagagtttcaagAAATTGAATATTTTGCTTACCGAAGCTCCAGTTTTGGTGCAACCAGAGCCAAGAAAGGAATTCGTGGTCTATAGTGACGCGTCCTTGAATAGACTGGgttgcgtgcttatgcaagagggcaaagtaatagcatatgcttcgaggcaactaaagttgcatgagaaaaattatccaacacacgacttggagctagctgccattgtatttggcTTGAAGATTTGGacacaccatttgtatggtgaaacttgccgtatattcacaaatcacaagagtttgaaatatttgatgactcaaaaagaattgaatctgagacaacagagatggttagagttgattaaaaattatgaaatgatcattgactaccacccaggaaaggcgaatgtggtcacaAATGCActaagcagaaaatccttgtttgccttgagagccttGAACACGCAGTTGGCCTTGctagatgatggttcagttttagcagagttaagagccaaACCAACGTTTCTACAAGAAATTTGCAATGCTCAGATCAATGATAGTAACTTAcaagccaagagagctcaatGCGAGTCAGGCactgaatcagatttttggattagttctgatggttgcttgatgtttagagatagggtctgtgtaccgAGAGATGATGAGCtgatttagaaaattttgcaagaggcacacgatagttgtttatctattcatccaggaagtaccaagatgtataatgatttgaagaaaatgtattgataGAATGGCATGAAAAGGGACGTCTCCGAATTTGTattgaaatgcttgatatgtcaacaagtcaaggctgaacaccaagtaccttcaggtttattacagcccgtgatagttcctgaatggaaatgggacagggttactatggattttgtgataggaTTGCCGTTAACatcgaagaagaaagatgtcatttgggttatagttgatagactaacgaagtcgactcattttattcttgTATAGACAGATTTCTCTCTTAACAGATTGGCCGACTTGTACATAtccgagattgtgagactactcGAGGTACCGTTGTCGATTATTTCATATAGGGATccaagattcacttcgagattttggacgaagttgcaagaagctttgggtacaaagctgaGTTTTAGTACGACATTCCACCgacaaatagatggtcagtctgaatgGATGATTCAGACTCTTGAGGacatgttaaggtgttgtgtccTTGAACTTCAAGGTAGttgagaaaaatatttaccattggtggaatttgcctacaacaacagtttttagacgagtttaaaaatggcaccttatgaggcattgtatggccggaAGTGCCagacaccattgtactggacagaactcaaagAACActagattcatggagttgatttgatcaaggaaactgaagaaatggttaaagtgatacgtgattgtttgaaagcggcatcggataggcaaaagtcatatgctgatttgaaaagaaaggagattgaatttcaagttggagaaaaagtgttcttgaaagtatctccatggaaaaaggtcttgagatttggttgaaaaggcaaactaagtccaagGTTTATTAGACCCTACGAGATTACTGAGAAAGTTAGACTGTTGGCCTACCGCTTAGCACTGCTGtctgaattggaaaagattcatgatgtattccatgtatccatgttgtgACGATATCAATCAGACCCCtcccatgtgatttcaccaaAGGAAATTGAGATTAAACAGgatatgacctatggtgaagaactggttaagattttggctcgagaagtaaaactgttgaggaataagaatatagccttggtgaaagttttatggcatagacacagagtagaagaggccacatgggaactcgAAGAAAACATTAGAAGtcaatatccgaacctgtttactggtaagactttcgaggatgaaagtccctaagggggagagaaatgtaacatcccgaattagggcctagttagaatagtggttttgagaccacaaatctgatgttaaaataattattttatgatcattatgaggtctaggatatgaaaataagcatgtgttaaagtttcataaagaaattctacgtgtaaggtgtccaattggaaattaaggaccaaattgaagaaattgcaaaacttgggttctagaagcacttagtatgaaattgctaaggattattaattagaggtccttaaaaagtaattttcccaatttttaagtttttggaaaaaaatgggcatgcatggaaaattttgaaagtttagtaatgaagggcattttggtcatttggttaattaaagaataaaaaagggaaaaataaaccaaaatcatgtcattcatcttctccatgctgcctaaatttgcatgctctccatagctacggttttcaacatttcaagctcaatagtaagtgctccctaacgccgtttttaatgcttttcgtatttttgagatgctcataacatgctctctctatttctacccatatttcaagatggggttcatgttcaaaaatttacccatgcataagatgtttatgttttgatgatttatggaggaatatgagagtttaaaggatagtaaacaacttttattaagtagtttttcatggaaatggcttaagggaccattttgtaaaagttgtaaaaatgggtggaaaatgtgaaatgaaagaaaatgtgggttgctataggcaagaaaaatattcggctaggcttgggtaacttagaaatttcatccatttcattatacaagccttaggactaaattgtaaaagtgtgaaaggttaggggaaaattggtcattttgcccggaggtgagttttaaatcctaaaatgaaaaatgtgatgtattaatagtcaaattttattgatatagaccccaaggaaccaattccagaggtcgaccgtggaaaacgaaaggtttcggaataatcgaAATACAAAACCGAagtaattaccaggtaagttcatataacccgaagtaaactcttaatatacttaaacatgcatgttcttgaatgtatgaaattTAGATACTCATGgcatgataattcatgaaatgtgcttgtgtaaatgaaagatgataaatgtcccggttgaaatagaaagggagacccaatggataaattatggcttacatgacatgagatcctgcatatgttgcagaaaaggatttagcccagacgggtaatccaatgATCTCAAAACAGAAAGGATCTATCCCGGACGGGTGTTctttgagtgatcgagccttccgaagaatatgggtgcattaaggatttagcctggactggcaattcagatccgagcttatgagagcaattgtcgttaagagggatttagcctggactggtaatcccgacctTGCTTTATGAGTTACtactacaggggatttagcctagactggtaatcctgccgtaagatataaggttcacgggagtgcgtacttgagatgatcacttgtatgacttgacggtaattgggctatccatTGAGATTTTCGAGGAAtgcaacgggattaacatgagaaatagaaatggaaatattgaatttatgagctcatctaagactaatgacatgatatATTGTTATGAGaataacttgatgattgagtgtataTGATAGGGAAAATATTTtatgcttgttggaattattgcctaaatatggttgtatgctaattaaccggtaagtttactttctagttatccgGACTTACTGAGCAtaaaaatgcttacccccttctcttttccctatcttacagagctcgtgaacttgtgaagattggaagacgattggagaatcaacacactatagACTTGttctgctttggtatatagatacctttattttgtttaatggcatgtataggatttttggctattttgttatatgtgtcatttggctagcaaatgtaatggcctaaatgatatacttattattttgtatatggccataagatatggctcatattgatgtaggttgtaaacctactaatgatgcatgtttatgtttaaatgtttcatgagatatgatgatgaggcTTATCATGAATGGATGattgaaatgggacctaataatttgagagtggacatagcacataatggtatatggttataatatggcctaagtgtaaattgtaaaatgtgctatgttaatccctaatatgaaAAAGGAtgatttagcatgtactaaaccgatgagatgaggttaacatgcaatgcgttatgtcaaggttgtttaagagtataattaggccatgttaaataccattgaagtctctaagtgtgtatgatgaaagagggtgaccaaaggcttggaaaatagccctaaaaaggtccatacaggtagacacacgggcatgtgtctaggccgtgtgtgacacacagtcagccccatgggcgtgttggcTAGCCCTGTATCGCTctgtacttaaaattttaggtcaattttcATGGcagtaaacacacaggtagagacacagccgtgtgtctcaaccgtgtggaggacacggcctagcacacgggcgtgtgcctcaaaatgaatgatgacatcataaacagaatgtctagaTTTTTAAACACTGGCGATGACAcaggtgtgtctaggccgtgtgagggacacgggcgtgtgcttggccatgtaaaaatccctataggttcgaaagaaaaataaatccaaataattcaacatGGGTGGGACACACATGCGTGTTcttaagcacacgggtgtgtgctttgcctccacatgagcgtgtgaggtataaccctagtaatttttctaaaattttctatagttgtTGGTTTAGTCCTGGATcacttttaatttatgttttggaccttgtaggtccataatcgAGACACTATGATGTTTTTTGGTCGATTttaaaatagaatgaaattttataacctgtatttTTTGAAAGTGTCTGAGTAtgtgtctagtaatgcctcgtaccttgccccagtctcaggtacgggtaaggagtgttacaaatAGGGCAGTCAGCCTACACACACCACGAAAACCAAAAGAACATTGAATAAAAAGGGACAATGTGTTACGATAGTACTCCGGTTGTCAGTGAATACTCAAACCCAGCCACAAAAGCAAAGTTGAGAGAGGAGAGGGTGAAGTAGTATTCGGCGAAACTACCAACTAAAGATAGATGGTAACCAAACCGATCAAAGGAAAAGAGATGGGGAAGTATTCGGCTAGAATAAAAATAGGAAGAGAGAACTGAAGATTGAAGAGAGGGGGAGAGTAGATGTGTACAGTTTACACGAGTACCTGACCAAAACCGAAAGAATCAAATTAGAAGAGAAAATACCAAAATGGTCAAGGCCAAATTCGGCTATCAATCACGCATGGAACAAAAGagagggagaaagaaaaaaaatagttatcTAAAAGAGAGCAAAGTTGGCAATTTCGGCACCAAAAGCATAAGCCTGAAATGACCAGAAGGAAGCCCACTTTCGGCCAACTACATCCACTCCTCAAAGATCTCCCCGAATCTCTCCTTTCATCCCTCAATTGACCAATTCAAACCCTTTCAAACTCCTCCCATCAATTCAGTCACACACTCCAACTGCCCTAACCTCTATCCAAATCCCCCTTTTTCCTCCTTCTATCTCTCCATGCTGCCCACTCCCTCTCAACCACTCACATTATAGAGTTTCGGTCAACCCTAACCTCTTACATTGCAAGAGCAGCAAAATAGAACATCCTTGCACATAGGAGGCTCGAAGTCAAGACCGTTAGGCACACTCCACACTCCACTTACCACTAGGCTAGCAAACCTTTTTCTGTCATATAATACTCTTTTTaatttaagaagcctactatcAGAAgacaagggtttattcaagtagGAGAAAAAATTtttcaagccaaggcttgaacctaagacttcCCAAGCACTCCCAGAGCACCAAACCACTAAGGCAACCATACATCCACATCACACAcgcacaaaataattttttatcaggGTTTTTGGGATTTAGGGCATTACAATTCTACCATCTTTAAAGAAAATTTCGgtctcgaaatttacctggtcagaatAGGTGAGGGTATTGTTTTCGCATcgtctcctcaggttcccacgtagcctcttcagaACTGTGGTTTccccaaagaactttcactaatggGATTGATTTCTTTCTTAAGACTTTCACCTCACTATCTAAAATCTGGACTGGTTCTTCCTCGAAAGTCAGATCTGGTTTAACTTCAATCTCCTCAACCGGcacaacatgtgaaggatcagaacagTAGCATCTCAGCATAaagacatggaacacatcgtgaatccgcTCTAGTTttagaggtagctctaactggtaGGTAACTAGTCCTACACACCTCAGTATGCAATAAGGCCCAATaaaatcttgggctcaacttgcccttacgcccaaatctcagcaccttcttccatggcgagaccttcagAAAGACAAAatctcccacagaatactcaatttccttacgcttcagatccaTATACGACTTCTATCTATCTAACGCTGCTTTCAGTCGATCGCGAATTAGTCTgactttatcctcggtatcagaTACTAGATCAGGATCTAGAGCACGCCGCTCACCAAATTCAGTCGAACATGTCGGAGTGCGACACCTACGACTATAAagtgcttcgtaaggtgccatctatatgctagactggtagctattgttgtaagcaaattttgctaacggcaagtaatcctccaaACTACCTTGAAAGTCAATTatacaactccttaacatgtcctccagtatctaaatcaccctctccgactgaccatctatctgaggatggaacgtagtATTAAAGTCCAATCGTATACTcagagcctcatgtaacttcttctagaatcgagacgtgaagcgaggatctctgtcagatattatagaaactggtaccccatgcagtctcactaccTCGGATACATACAACTTAGCCAGCTTCTGCAATGAATAATCTCTgtgaacaggtatgaaatgggcagttttggttaatcgatccacgatgacctatACAGAATCTTTTTTAGAAGGCGTTAGGGGTAGCCCACTCAAAAATTCcatagttactctttcccacttccacatCGGAATTTTAACCGACTGAAGCAacccagaaggcaactgatgttccgctttaacctgttggcaagtcagacatttccccacaaagtCAGTAATATCACACTTAAGACCCAACCACCAATATACCTCACATAGATCtctgtacatcttatttccaccaggGTGCATAGCGtaggggctactatgcgccttTCACAGTAAAGTCTGTCTCAAATCAGTATCTTTAGGTATGCAAATTCTGCCTCAAAAATAGAGTGCCTCTTCACCGTTCAGCCCAAAATCCATAGTATTACTATTTTCGACTTGACAGAACCGAAACCCAAAGACTCATCCTCCAACAGTTTActcttaatctgctcaatccacatTGGTTTAACTTGGAGCTCAGCCAACAAACTTCCATCGCCCAATAAGCTAAGACGAACGAACATTTCTCTCAAATCAATCATAGCCCTACGGTTCagtgcatcggccaccacattggccttaccagggtgaTATTTAATCGAACAaccataatccttaagcagctcaatccatctatgctgcctaagatttaactcatTCTAAGTgaagagatacttgaggctcttgtgatctgtgtacatgatacacttctcaccgtacaagtaatgcctccaaatttttaatactaaaaccactgcggccaactccaagtcgtGTGCTGGGTAATTCACCCCGTGAGTCTTAAGCTGGCATGATGCatacgctaccaccttaccctcttgcatcaacacacaacccaaaccaacgtgtgatgcatcactgtaaacagtaaattctttcccagactctggctgaatcaagacaggggcttcagtcaaaactttcttgagcttctcaaagctctcttgctgctcACCAGTCCAGTTAAAGGGCACATCCTTTCGTAGCAACTTAGTTAAGCGTGCAGCTATAAGTGAGAATCTCTCTACAAATCTGCGATAGTACCCAGCCAGTCCTAGAAAACTCTAAATTTCTGATATAGTCTTAGACTGCTTCCAATCCAAGACAacctcaatttttcgaggatcaaccctaatccctcaGCTGATACCATATGACCAAGAAATGTTACCTCTTTTAACCataattcacacttactaaacttggcgtaaAGTTGTTTCTCCTTCAAAATTTGCAAAACTACTcggagatgttcatcatgttccACACTAGTCCTTGAGTACACCAATATTTCGTTGATAAATACTACAATAAATCGATCCAGATAGTGTTGAAATACTctgttcattagatccataaaagctaTCGGTGCGTTTGtcagtccaaaaggcattaccaagaactcgtaatgaccataacgagtcctaaacactGTCTTGTTCGCATCGGCCTCTTTAACTCTCAGTTGATGATACTCCGACCGGAGATCTATTTTAGAGAATACCGATGTCCCTCacagttgatcgaacagatcatcaatccttggtagagGTTATTTGTTCTTAATGGTCAGCTTATTTAATTGCTTGTAATCGATgtacatacgcatggatccatccttctttttcacaaacaaaactggtgttccccatggagacacactaggctgGATAAACCCACGGTCCAGTAACTCTTATATTTGGGCCTTAAGCTCTAcaagctccttcagtgccattctGTAAAGGGCGATGGACACTGGAGTTGTACCAGGaaagagctcaatcccaaactccactctACGCTCTGGAGgtaaccccggtaactcctcaagaaAGACGTCCAAAAAATCCTTGACCATTCTAATATCCTTTATCGAAGAGTCACTAACATATAAAACACTAACGTAAGCCAAGAACGCCTCGCAACCCTTGCGAACAAACTTCTTCACCCTTAGTGCAGaaattacattactcaaatagtTCCATCGCTCCCCAATTACCACTACCTCCTCATCTGCCTCAGTTCTCAGTACAACCCGTTTAGTGGCACAATCCAACCTTACCCGATGTTTAACTAGCCAATCTATActtagtattaaattgaattctCCAAACGACAGCTCCATATGATCGGTCAGAAAAACAACTCCTCGTATCTCCAAGGGAACATCTCTAAACAACTTATTTACCCTCACAGACTGTCTCAGTGGACTTAGAATAGTAATTCCGCTCGGAGTATTCTCAACTGGAATCCCCAATTTCTCAGTAACAGTACAATCAACATAAGAATGTGTATATCCTATATCTAttaatgcagtataaggtactttatggataaagaacgtacccatTATGACATCTGGAGCATCACCGTCCTCTCGgtgacgtgcagcataaaccagtaccggctgcctcgcctcagtataACCAACACCACTGCCCAGTGCTCTACGACCATGACTGAATCCATTACCACCcctggcctgaccacggcctaTCGGTGGTTCCTGAACACCTCTCTGTGGCTGACCCgtacccataccagtagcttgcacCTGATTGGGCCTTCGCGGACAATCCTTTACCCGATGCTCTAATGGTCCACACCTTAGACATGCACCCAacttcctccaacactcgccctgatggcgttTTCCAGAATCAGCACAGAATTGCGGTCTAGCAGTAGCAGCAGGGGCCCTAACTCTGATTGGTCCATCAGCTTTGGGCTTTTTCTTAAACCTCTAAAAAGAATTTGAAGGCTCAGCATCCCTCTTACCTTGACCTTTCTCTATGTTCTAACACTCAGCACGCGTCACATCCTCGGCGTTTTTTAGCTTGTCAACCAGTGTtacaaaatctcgctccctctgaggagctatcagaacccttaaaCCATCTCTGAGGCCATTCTCAAATCGAACACACCGCTCTTATTCTGTTGCCACCATCCCACATGCATAGCGGCTCAATCATAAAAAATCggcctcatattcagccactgtcCTATCTCCTTGAGTTAAATTCAGAAATTCCCTtctacgggcatccacatagctgGCACCCACATATTTAGCCTGGAAAGtagtcttgaaaaactcccagatcaaatgatcagcttgagtgccctctttgatggtaagccaccactggtaagcctcgtcACTCAAAAGAGATATTGCACCTTTTAACTTCTGATCAGGGGTGCAgtcaaggtcatccatgatcctttctATAATGCCCCCATACTCGATACCGTTgctagagtcgagcacgaggtctTAACGaacttaaatcattaattaaacagcttaaataatttatttttaaaatttccagacaagctagttaactgcatcacagtcgcttaaaaattcatatctagagttccaaaactagaaattaagatccgtaaatttttcctgaaactagactcatatatctatctactaaatgttttctagaagttttggttgggccaattagtacagtttattagttaaggTCTCCCCTGTTTTAGTGTTCGACCACTCTGACCCttgtgtattatgaatcagatatctccctgtaaagagtTTTAATGATTATGccatttttttctattaaaac comes from the Gossypium hirsutum isolate 1008001.06 chromosome A06, Gossypium_hirsutum_v2.1, whole genome shotgun sequence genome and includes:
- the LOC107960306 gene encoding uncharacterized protein, with amino-acid sequence MDLKRKEIEYSVGDFVFLKVSPWKKLELPLKLERIHDVFHVFMLRCYCSDPSHVVPVEEIEVKPDLTFEEEPVQILDSEVKVLRKKSIPLVKVLWGNHSSEEATWEPEETMRKQYPHLF
- the LOC107960315 gene encoding uncharacterized protein; amino-acid sequence: MAETGSQNRAAGDDGFSQAMLRILERVAGPSTSNVGRGSVTERLRSNGAEIFNSIAGVALNVAEYWMEATESRFKKKPKADGPIRVRAPAATARPQFCADSGKRHQGECWRKLGACLRCGPLEHRVKDCPRRPNQVQATGMGTGQPQRGVQEPPIGRGQARGGNGFSHGRRALGSGVGYTEARQPVLVYAARHREDGDAPDVIMGTFFIHKVPYTALIDIGYTHSYVDCTVTEKLGIPVENTPSGITILSPLRQSVRVNKLFRDVPLEIRGVVFLTDHMELSFGEFNLILSIDWLVKHRVRLDCATKRVVLRTEADEEVVVIGERWNYLSNVISALRVKKFVRKGCEAFLAYVSVLYVSDSSIKDIRMVKDFLDVFLEELPGLPPERRVEFGIELFPGTTPVSIALYRMALKELVELKAQI